CCATGGTGACCAGTCCTGCCTGAGGGATTCCAGCTGCTCCAATGCTGGCTGCTGTGGCCGTGATACTGATaggaaaaagcaaagagaaaagaaaaaagaaaaggcagatGGAAAGAATTATCTAAAATTATTTATTGCACTGTCAGATGTGTCCTGGTATTGACCTCTCAATTATTCAGTAGTAATAGCACAGAAGAGGGTCATTTATTCTCTGGGCTGCAACATTATTCTCCATCTAGCCCTTGTCAAAGGGCCAGACTAGTGGCCAGAAAGTCATTCATATAGTTGGAACTGTGGTTCTGAGTCTTGGAAAGGCTTAACTTGGGTTAAGTAGAGGTTACTGCCAGAATGGAAGGCAAATCAAATAGAAGTATTCCTCTAGCCATCCAAAACTGATTAAACTCTCAGAGCAGTCAATGTTTACTGAATCAAATCCCTTTGGGTTTCCTTTTAGCGGCACAAAAAGATGTACAGTGATACAAATTGCTGACCTAATCACATGATCACTCAGTATTCAAAGTTGAAATGCAAGTGTACCTGATATCACATACCTGATGGTAAGAATCTGCCCAAAGTTCAGGTCAAAGTCATTGACCTGCGCGATAAAGATGGCAGCCAGGGCTTCATATAGAGCGGTGCCATCCATGTTTATGGTGGCACCGACTGGAAGCACAAATCGAGTCACGCGTTTGTCCaccttgttgttttcttccagGCATTTAAATGTTATAGGCAATGTGGCAGAACTGAGTataggaaagaaagaaagaaagagagaaattaGGCTCAGCAATAAGTGGAACAGCATACTAGTGTCTAAAACCTTAGACTGCAAGCCAAGATTGTTGTAAGTATGCAACAACTGTATATATGTAACATGTTGATTGATGTGATAATAAAAGTTTGATCAGAAAAGTACACTATTGAACCGTAATTACAATACATTTGGAAAACACAGGGACATTGGTACTGCAATTATTTAGtcaattttgaaataaaagtccTTCTTCAATGCAAATATGTTTGCCTGAATTCTGAATTGTAAATATGGAAAGATTAAGAATTAATTCTACCTATACCTTTCCTGTCAGTCTGTGTGATCGTATTTTAGCACTCAACCTAATCTCATACCTAGAGGATGTTCCGAGGGCAGTGATGAGAGCCTGCAACAGCCCAGCTATAAAGACAAAGGGGTtctttctggtgatgatgaagtAGAGCGTTGGCAGGACCAAGATGGCGTGGATGAGCAGACCGCAAATGACTGTCACCGTATACATTCCCAGCTGGCTGCCCATGGATGTAATGTCATCCATCTCCACAATTTTGCCAGCAATCAGGAACAAGATACCAGCGGGGGCATACCTGGGGATTGATTGATGTGAATTTATAATTAAAACATTCCGTTCTTTGTTAGCTCTATTTATTCGTCCATCTGGTAAAACAGCCCTCCTGGTACTTACCACATTATTATGGCAACCAGCCTCATGACGGCTTCGTTGAGGGAGTCAAAGAAGTCCTTTAGGGGTTGCCCCTGCTCCCTCATGTTCCCGATGATCAGACCAAAGCATATGGAGAACACTACTAGGCCGAGAGCATTGATTCCATTAACTGCTCCTGGCACTGGGATCATCTCCTCTCGGGCTATTGTCTGGCTGCCGTTGGGTGCAAATATTGTGTCGTTCACAGTCATTGTCACATGGACTACTCTTTTGGCATACTGTGTCTTGAActggattttgaaaaaaaagacagatgtaTTGAATGATGATTAAGTTGCATTaatattttgcattaatttttattcaagaaaaacatttgtgaTTCAGAGTCATTTGATATTAGACTAACCTGTTATATTACAGCATTATCGTGAAACAGATGTGTATTTGAACATAAATGctcaataaataaacatttacgaatgaagttgtttttgctttcaagTTCCTATATTACCATCTGGCATACTTAATTTCACAATTTCACCAGAGTAACTCCATTGGCCTAAAGTGTGTCGGAATGAGGAAGTGAAAGTGGCACTGAGGCAAGGGACTTGGTTAACAGCATGGCTGGGTGaggtgtaaatgtgagcagCTAAGAATGATTTCATCATTAGGTGCCCATGACAAAGTACCATCCCTGTCAGATATTGTAAAATCCCCTTTTGTAATATATATGATGGTATTAGTAGAGATTGAGATCAATGGTCTAAACAACatcttgcatgttttttttaaggagaCAAAAGTTTGATATAATTGCTGAACTTTTGATATGAAATTTATATCCACAGCTGAAATCTCTATTGTTGAAAGGAAAGACATTGGCTTTATGActgtgcaaaagaaaaaaagcacatgaAACAGAAATTTTTCAATGGAGTGGTTTTAAACAATGCTAACTGAACACTCAGGTACTAGTGATGATATGCTGAGACAATTAATACCATAAATAGAGCCTGTTATGTAACTGCAGGACAAGAATCAAAAGAGAGCATGTGGTTGGAGTGTTACCTGTTTGGTGCAAGCTTCCACAAGGTTAGGAGGAAACATGTTTctggaaaacacaacaaaatagggaccattttaaaatgtggttTAATGAATTACTGAGAAATTGCAAAAGCACATCATTAAAAACCAAGAAAACTACATGCTCTGTATAAAATATTAGCATCATTGGCTGATATCGATTTgcattttgtagcttttttgaaACCATTTACACCTCAAAGATCACAGAACTTTAAAATCCTCCTCCCAGGTCGAACGCCTCGATCCGAGTGATCActatcaaaaagtaaaattagtAAAAGAttctgattttgcatttttgttgacAGAATCAGTGTACTAAGGTGCTCATGTGAATGTTTGTACGGTCAGGTTGCACAGATGCGTGTAGGTACCTGATAAGATCCAGAAAGGCATCAGCAGCGCTGACCTGCTCTATCTGCTGTGGCTTGGTGAACTCATCCTTTGATCCTTTTCCAGGGTGAATAATGAGCACCATGACAATACCAATGAACACAGCGATGACGGTTGTGGTGGTGTAATAAACCACGGCCCTCATGCCCATTTTTCCAGAGGCACGGCTGTCCAGAGACGCCATACCTGCAAacaacaaatcacacaaatcatGTAAATGTATAGCACTACTACAGTTtatcaaataaatatttatcaacaatcacctgcaatGTTACTCCTAATAACGGAATCTTGGACAGACTTTCATGCTTTAAGAATTCCTGCAGAGGGAGCAGCAGTGTAGCAACAGTGTGGTGAACGTGTAGTGTTATAAGCAGGACACCATCTAAATTAATCACACTACAAGTCAGTGAACATTTTATGAATGTATGAGTTCATTCATTCTTTCACTACTTACCAACTCATTCATGTTTACGTATTGATTATTTCCTTTACAGTCACACAGAATTGGTTTTCATTTGCATGTACTCGAAAATGTTaattaaacaaaagaacaaaaaaattaaatgatgctaatatatatatattagcatCATACaagtctttgctgttgtttctaCATGAGAAAGAAAAACTCCCTATCTACGCCGCACCATGACTTCAGAGTTTGCACAGATGTGTCACTCACTACTGTCCCTATGATCATACAGCTAGCTTGGGAAAAGGTGTGGTAATTATCTGTGAAATACACCCAATCTGAATTATCTGAATAACTATCTGTGACAACAATGAGCGGCTAGAAACACAATCTGACTCTGACCTTTGCTGGGGGAAAACTACACCTACTGTATAACACCCAGGGGAAGATCTAATATACAAAACCTAATTACATATTGTACATTCATATACAGATGATAAACTGCAAATTACAGCAGCGGGGATTAAGTGCCAAAAATTCGGTTCtgaaattatgcattttttgcTGTGTCAAGCTGGCATCATTCATCGCTGTATTTGAAAAGTCCTTCATGTCATGGGTGTGACCTTAGTTTGTTGTGAACACAGTCTGCAGAGATTTCAGTTGCAGATTAACAATCTGGCCTCAGCTCAATATTTGAgtcacaaagaaaacaatggaACAAATGCTGTGTGTATGTATAGGGCATATCCATTATTCCAAGGGAAAAGTATGGAAAGAAGAAAGTTGCAGCAGGATTAAGCCCAAAAAGCAGAAGATCCTGTTACAAAAAACACTTAACTTCCTGCTACATCGGGCAAATTTCACATTCCTGCAGGAAACTTTGGATACTTTCAAATTATACAAAACCTAAAATGTGGTGAGTTATATTTCATGGCTCTGATGCCACAAATCATGTTtggattaaacaaaaacaattttgaCAACTCTTGCTCTTAGTCAAGAATTGGTGCTGGAGACAAACCAAAGTTTCATGCCTGCAAGAAGGAAGAGCGAGGGAGTCACGGAGTCTGGAGATTAAACTCTCCTCCACAGTTCAAATAGCATTGAACAGACTTTGCACGGAGAACGGTGGCAAAAAGAAATACAGCCATTCAGAGGACGGGATTTAGAAACAGACAAGCTTCCTCAATAGGCACAACAGTGGTGCTGTATTTTCAGGGTGTCAGGTCCTATTATGGCTTTTATCTTCATTCAGAGCTGTGCAGGGCAAAGTGGGCTTTGTGCGATAGGGAGACGTATGTGTTCCTTTCACATGTGGTACTTTGATACTGTGTACACTAAAGTGTTTGGGTGGGTATgcctgcttttttttgttttgttttgcaaggCCCAGTTTGAGTTTTACACCTTGGGAGGGAGGGCGTTTTGTTCTCTCGTCATTTTCTCACAACTTCAATGGGAGATTTGAGGTTTGAGACGGGGTTCTAGGGCGGAGGTTAGATTTGGGTCAAGGTTGGGG
Above is a genomic segment from Amphiprion ocellaris isolate individual 3 ecotype Okinawa chromosome 6, ASM2253959v1, whole genome shotgun sequence containing:
- the slc1a3a gene encoding solute carrier family 1 member 3a; amino-acid sequence: MTQSNGENPQRARSGLHQIRAGIQSRSLLAKKRVENITKNDVKRFFIRNAFVILTVAAVIIGIILGFALRPYKMSYREVKFFSFPGELLMRMLQMLVLPLLVSSLITGMASLDSRASGKMGMRAVVYYTTTTVIAVFIGIVMVLIIHPGKGSKDEFTKPQQIEQVSAADAFLDLIRNMFPPNLVEACTKQFKTQYAKRVVHVTMTVNDTIFAPNGSQTIAREEMIPVPGAVNGINALGLVVFSICFGLIIGNMREQGQPLKDFFDSLNEAVMRLVAIIMWYAPAGILFLIAGKIVEMDDITSMGSQLGMYTVTVICGLLIHAILVLPTLYFIITRKNPFVFIAGLLQALITALGTSSSSATLPITFKCLEENNKVDKRVTRFVLPVGATINMDGTALYEALAAIFIAQVNDFDLNFGQILTISITATAASIGAAGIPQAGLVTMVIVLTSVGLPTDDITLIIAVDWFLDRLRTMTNVLGDSIGAGIVEHLSRHELQKKDPEVGNSVVEEADKKPYQLICQENEYENERPADSETKM